A window of the Citrus sinensis cultivar Valencia sweet orange chromosome 9, DVS_A1.0, whole genome shotgun sequence genome harbors these coding sequences:
- the LOC107176430 gene encoding F-box/LRR-repeat protein At3g26922-like, with the protein MVKKIWIGSDRAMSVAAVNADLTVSIIENQVLGIDRLSNLPDHLIHHILSLLDTKSAVQKCLLSKHWRHHWTDTHALNFDHSSFRRRRNSFARFIRHVLRRHQPYKLSKLRFVTGGRRNQSLISRILNYAKSHGVEELETDVIHFPPAFLKCETLKTLNLGPHRTIRALPPNSFGFKSLTTLQLTCVFIWLRENDLFSSFLNLENLKLIDCVLLDAVKLDISAPRLVNLRISNLKYDGVITVLVVSAPRLKYFHFDMSTPSLPLYVDDCVALDKIDICLRDPYFHVDYICAYIQYLMSVAQCFSHENAKSCVLSLTFPQQRIILRRSSPRLPIKVEVFEQDKRLWDIYYPCPMYLKLKGLSGPL; encoded by the exons atggttaaaaaaatttggattgGTAGTGATAGAGCGATGTCTGTGGCAGCTGTGAACGCAGATTTAACAGTATCAATCATTGAGAACCAAGTGCTGGGGATTGACAGGTTAAGTAATTTGCCCGACCATTTAATTCATCACATCCTATCTTTATTGGATACCAAATCTGCAGTCCAAAAATGCCTCTTATCAAAGCATTGGAGGCATCATTGGACAGATACACatgctttaaattttgatcACAGCAGCTtcaggagaagaagaaactcTTTCGCAAGATTTATCCGCCACGTGTTGCGTCGTCACCAGCCTTACAAGCTCTCAAAACTGAGATTTGTCACAGGAGGCAGGAGGAATCAATCTCTCATTAGCAGGATTCTGAACTATGCAAAATCTCATGGCGTCGAGGAACTTGAAACAGATGTCATCCATTTTCCTCCAGCCTTTCTCAAATGTGAAACCCTGAAGACTCTGAATCTTGGCCCTCATCGCACCATAAGAGCTCTGCCACCAAATTCATTTGGCTTCAAATCATTGACAACTTTGCAACTCACTTGCGTTTTCATATGGCTTcgtgaaaatgatttattcTCGAGCTTCTTGAACCTGGAGAACTTGAAACTCATCGATTGCGTTCTACTAGACGCCGTGAAGCTTGATATTTCTGCCCCGCGTCTGGTGAATCTGAGGATATCAAATCTGAAATACGACGGTGTTATTACGGTGCTCGTGGTATCTGCACCAAGACTGAAATATTTTCACTTTGACATGTCTACTCCTTCACTGCCACTGTATGTGGATGATTGTGTAGCACTTGACAAGATTGATATCTGCTTGCGGGATCCGTATTTTCATGTAGACTATATATGCGCTTACATCCAGTATCTGATGAGTGTAGCTCAATGTTTCTCCCATGAAAATGCAAAATCATGCGTGCTATCTTTGACTTTTCCTCAACAG AGAATCATACTGCGCCGCTCCTCTCCTCGTTTGCCGATAAAAGTTGAGGTGTTCGAGCAg gATAAAAGGTTGTGGGACATTTATTATCCATGTCCTATGTATCTCAAGCTTAAAGGTCTCAGTGGTCCTCTATAG
- the LOC102618507 gene encoding peptidyl-prolyl cis-trans isomerase CYP28, chloroplastic gives MNHVLQSSPVRASNSLMTMMMAATPSSPPPSISFPRRTFLFFSSTTSTALSLPSPPAPTPDTTITDSIFMDFSLCPTFFRPEGTDPTLCSSPVPLGRLIIGLYGHLAPITVSNFKAMCSSRSLYRNTLVHKIFPGQFFLAGRQGLSRRDSKLGELHPPLDFLPPNTDTLRPNAFLLKHSRGGVVSLCLSENDDDPDVKLDPHYRNVEFLITTGPGPCPQLDNKNIVFGTVLQGLDVVAAIASIPTYKPSERIQKYNELAAFIGDKRADTARAIWNRPLKTVYISDCGELKLKPNATTKPSLSPTLP, from the exons ATGAACCATGTCCTCCAATCCAGTCCAGTGCGGGCTTCGAATTCTttgatgacgatgatgatggCGGCCACCCCTTCATCTCCTCCACCGTCTATCAGTTTCCCCCGCCGCACTTTCCTGTTCTTCTCATCCACCACTAGTACCGCACTGTCCCTTCCATCACCACCAGCGCCAACACCTgacaccaccatcactgacaGCATCTTCATGGACTTTTCCCTCTGCCCCACCTTCTTCCGCCCCGAAGGTACTGACCCCACCCTCTGCTCGTCACCTGTTCCCTTGGGCCGCCTCATCATTGGCCTCTACGGCCACCTCGCCCCCATCACCGTCTCCAACTTCAAAGCCATGTGCTCATCTAGATCTCTCTACAGGAACACCCTTGTTCACAAAATATTCCCCGGTCAGTTCTTTCTTGCCGGCCGTCAAGGCCTCAGCCGCAGAGACTCTAAACTAGGGGAGCTTCATCCTCCCTTGGACTTCTTGCCCCCTAACACTGACACTCTTCGACCCAACGCTTTCTTGTTGAAGCATTCCAGAGGTGGTGTTGTTTCTTTGTGCTTGTCTGAGAATGATGATGACCCCGACGTCAAGCTTGATCCTCATTACAGGAATGTTGAGTTCTTGATCACAACGGGCCCCGGTCCTTGCCCTCAGTTGGATAACAAAAACATCGTTTTTGGCACTGTTCTTCAAG GGTTGGATGTGGTGGCTGCCATTGCTTCGATACCAACATACAAGCCATCTGAAAGAATTCAGAAGTACAACGAGCTTGCCGCGTTTATTGGGGACAAAAGAGCAGACACAGCTCGCGCAATTTGGAATAGGCCTCTTAAAACCGTTTATATCAGCGACTGCGGTGAGCTCAAGCTCAAGCCCAATGCCACAACAAAGCCTTCCCTTTCTCCCACTCTCCCTTAA
- the LOC102617560 gene encoding homeobox protein knotted-1-like LET12 isoform X2, whose amino-acid sequence MAYNDQQNMQRLVLPTTSTNPPPPTWLNNAVRHHHHQNNDDDDDDEEEAPKNNKNNSASNDNGRAEDWETVKCKAEIVGHPLYEQLLSAHVSCLRIATPVDQLPKIDAQLSRSRDVLAKYSAVANGRVLDDKELDQFMTHYVLLLYSFKEQLQQHVRVHAMEAVMACWDLEQSLQSLTGVSPGEGTGATMSDDDEDQVDSDTNFFDGSLDGPDSMGFGPLVPTESERSLMERVRHELKHELKQGYKEKIVDIREEILRKRRAGKLPGDTTSLLKAWWLSHAKWPYPTEEDKARLVQETGLQLKQINNWFINQRKRNWHANPSSSTASKSKRKSNAGKSSNENFM is encoded by the exons ATGGCTTATAACGACCAACAAaacatgcaaaggctcgtcctTCCGACGACGTCGACCAACCCGCCACCACCAACCTGGCTGAACAACGCCGTCCGCCACCATCACCACCAAAAcaacgacgacgacgacgacgacgaagAAGAAGCTCCAAAAAACAACAAGAACAACAGTGCAAGTAACGACAACGGCAGAGCGGAGGATTGGGAGACTGTAAAATGTAAAGCAGAGATAGTGGGACACCCATTGTACGAGCAACTGCTGTCGGCACACGTGTCCTGTTTAAGGATCGCCACCCCAGTTGACCAGTTGCCAAAGATTGATGCTCAGTTGTCTCGGTCGCGGGATGTCTTGGCTAAGTACTCCGCTGTCGCCAATGGACGCGTGCTCGATGATAAAGAGCTCGATCAATTCATG ACGCATTATGTTCTTTTGCTCTATTCCTTTAAAGAACAATTGCAACAACATGTCCGGGTTCATGCAATGGAAGCGGTAATGGCATGTTGGGATCTTGAGCAATCTTTACAAAGCTTAACTG GTGTATCTCCTGGTGAAGGCACAGGTGCAACAATGTccgatgatgatgaagaccAGGTAGACAGTGACACAAACTTTTTTGATGGAAGTCTGGATGGACCCGATAGCATGGGATTTGGTCCTCTTGTTCCAACTGAAAGTGAGAGGTCCTTGATGGAGCGTGTTAGGCACGAACTGAAGCATGAGCTGAAACAG GGTTACAAGGAGAAGATTGTTGACATTAGGGAAGAAATTCTGCGTAAGAGAAGGGCTGGAAAATTGCCAGGTGACACCACCTCACTTTTAAAAGCTTGGTGGCTGTCGCATGCTAAGTGGCCTTATCCAACT GAGGAAGACAAGGCAAGATTGGTGCAGGAAACGGGCTTGcaattaaagcaaataaataattggttTATAAACCAAAGGAAAAGGAATTGGCATGCTAACCCTTCATCTTCCACTGCTTCAAAGAGCAAACGCAAGAG TAATGCAGGTAAATCTagtaatgaaaatttcatgtaA
- the LOC102617560 gene encoding homeobox protein knotted-1-like LET12 isoform X3: protein MAYNDQQNMQRLVLPTTSTNPPPPTWLNNAVRHHHHQNNDDDDDDEEEAPKNNKNNSASNDNGRAEDWETVKCKAEIVGHPLYEQLLSAHVSCLRIATPVDQLPKIDAQLSRSRDVLAKYSAVANGRVLDDKELDQFMTHYVLLLYSFKEQLQQHVRVHAMEAVMACWDLEQSLQSLTGVSPGEGTGATMSDDDEDQVDSDTNFFDGSLDGPDSMGFGPLVPTESERSLMERVRHELKHELKQGYKEKIVDIREEILRKRRAGKLPGDTTSLLKAWWLSHAKWPYPTEEDKARLVQETGLQLKQINNWFINQRKRNWHANPSSSTASKSKRKR from the exons ATGGCTTATAACGACCAACAAaacatgcaaaggctcgtcctTCCGACGACGTCGACCAACCCGCCACCACCAACCTGGCTGAACAACGCCGTCCGCCACCATCACCACCAAAAcaacgacgacgacgacgacgacgaagAAGAAGCTCCAAAAAACAACAAGAACAACAGTGCAAGTAACGACAACGGCAGAGCGGAGGATTGGGAGACTGTAAAATGTAAAGCAGAGATAGTGGGACACCCATTGTACGAGCAACTGCTGTCGGCACACGTGTCCTGTTTAAGGATCGCCACCCCAGTTGACCAGTTGCCAAAGATTGATGCTCAGTTGTCTCGGTCGCGGGATGTCTTGGCTAAGTACTCCGCTGTCGCCAATGGACGCGTGCTCGATGATAAAGAGCTCGATCAATTCATG ACGCATTATGTTCTTTTGCTCTATTCCTTTAAAGAACAATTGCAACAACATGTCCGGGTTCATGCAATGGAAGCGGTAATGGCATGTTGGGATCTTGAGCAATCTTTACAAAGCTTAACTG GTGTATCTCCTGGTGAAGGCACAGGTGCAACAATGTccgatgatgatgaagaccAGGTAGACAGTGACACAAACTTTTTTGATGGAAGTCTGGATGGACCCGATAGCATGGGATTTGGTCCTCTTGTTCCAACTGAAAGTGAGAGGTCCTTGATGGAGCGTGTTAGGCACGAACTGAAGCATGAGCTGAAACAG GGTTACAAGGAGAAGATTGTTGACATTAGGGAAGAAATTCTGCGTAAGAGAAGGGCTGGAAAATTGCCAGGTGACACCACCTCACTTTTAAAAGCTTGGTGGCTGTCGCATGCTAAGTGGCCTTATCCAACT GAGGAAGACAAGGCAAGATTGGTGCAGGAAACGGGCTTGcaattaaagcaaataaataattggttTATAAACCAAAGGAAAAGGAATTGGCATGCTAACCCTTCATCTTCCACTGCTTCAAAGAGCAAACGCAAGAG GTAA
- the LOC102617560 gene encoding homeobox protein knotted-1-like LET12 isoform X1: MAYNDQQNMQRLVLPTTSTNPPPPTWLNNAVRHHHHQNNDDDDDDEEEAPKNNKNNSASNDNGRAEDWETVKCKAEIVGHPLYEQLLSAHVSCLRIATPVDQLPKIDAQLSRSRDVLAKYSAVANGRVLDDKELDQFMTHYVLLLYSFKEQLQQHVRVHAMEAVMACWDLEQSLQSLTGVSPGEGTGATMSDDDEDQVDSDTNFFDGSLDGPDSMGFGPLVPTESERSLMERVRHELKHELKQGYKEKIVDIREEILRKRRAGKLPGDTTSLLKAWWLSHAKWPYPTEEDKARLVQETGLQLKQINNWFINQRKRNWHANPSSSTASKSKRKSWTEVLASSPNFG; encoded by the exons ATGGCTTATAACGACCAACAAaacatgcaaaggctcgtcctTCCGACGACGTCGACCAACCCGCCACCACCAACCTGGCTGAACAACGCCGTCCGCCACCATCACCACCAAAAcaacgacgacgacgacgacgacgaagAAGAAGCTCCAAAAAACAACAAGAACAACAGTGCAAGTAACGACAACGGCAGAGCGGAGGATTGGGAGACTGTAAAATGTAAAGCAGAGATAGTGGGACACCCATTGTACGAGCAACTGCTGTCGGCACACGTGTCCTGTTTAAGGATCGCCACCCCAGTTGACCAGTTGCCAAAGATTGATGCTCAGTTGTCTCGGTCGCGGGATGTCTTGGCTAAGTACTCCGCTGTCGCCAATGGACGCGTGCTCGATGATAAAGAGCTCGATCAATTCATG ACGCATTATGTTCTTTTGCTCTATTCCTTTAAAGAACAATTGCAACAACATGTCCGGGTTCATGCAATGGAAGCGGTAATGGCATGTTGGGATCTTGAGCAATCTTTACAAAGCTTAACTG GTGTATCTCCTGGTGAAGGCACAGGTGCAACAATGTccgatgatgatgaagaccAGGTAGACAGTGACACAAACTTTTTTGATGGAAGTCTGGATGGACCCGATAGCATGGGATTTGGTCCTCTTGTTCCAACTGAAAGTGAGAGGTCCTTGATGGAGCGTGTTAGGCACGAACTGAAGCATGAGCTGAAACAG GGTTACAAGGAGAAGATTGTTGACATTAGGGAAGAAATTCTGCGTAAGAGAAGGGCTGGAAAATTGCCAGGTGACACCACCTCACTTTTAAAAGCTTGGTGGCTGTCGCATGCTAAGTGGCCTTATCCAACT GAGGAAGACAAGGCAAGATTGGTGCAGGAAACGGGCTTGcaattaaagcaaataaataattggttTATAAACCAAAGGAAAAGGAATTGGCATGCTAACCCTTCATCTTCCACTGCTTCAAAGAGCAAACGCAAGAG TTGGACAGAAGTATTGGCCTCTTCTCCAAATTTTGGTTGA
- the LOC107175940 gene encoding uncharacterized protein LOC107175940 produces the protein MANVQEKVSCMSPLKENGQEGEEDFDDDYENTVSEKGYGCDCFGLFSFKTRRRGNEYNNLLHEGQHRLGEPWWNEKLKKVKEVSELCAGPKWKNFIRKTGRFFSFKRNKHNNFQYDPQSYALNFDGGFDRDADGFAS, from the coding sequence atggCCAACGTTCAGGAGAAAGTTTCATGCATGTCACCATTAAAGGAGAATGGACAAGAGGGAGAAGAAGACTTTGATGATGACTATGAAAACACCGTTTCCGAAAAAGGGTACGGCTGTGATTGTTTCGGGCTCTTCAGCTTCAAGACCAGGCGGCGAGGCAATGAATACAACAATCTGCTGCACGAAGGGCAGCACAGACTTGGAGAGCCATGGTGGAATGAGAAACTGAAGAAAGTTAAGGAGGTTTCTGAGTTATGCGCAGGGCCTAAATGGAAGAATTTCATTAGAAAGACGGGCagatttttcagttttaagagaaacaaacacaacaATTTCCAATATGATCCTCAGAGCTACGCTCTCAACTTTGACGGTGGTTTTGACAGAGACGCTGATGGTTTTGCTTCATGA
- the LOC102617273 gene encoding uncharacterized protein LOC102617273: protein MAFDQNSGPADLRPLNVARSTAEEPPIAVATTANQGSFTNVNRESGSPGSVPVFYPATVPDARFVGLGYGNTVTAAPGVAANTWGSHVPVLTPVGHAGVNQVVGYSCNPNLGNMVVANAVDQTNSDMGPGFVYAHNLGNRVSGGNGSDYLTSNNELALGHGLNPNLGSRGSSSAADQASDEGGDDSASGKKVKFLCSFGGKILPRPSDGMLRYVGGQTRIISVRRDVNFNELMQKMTDTYGQPVVLKYQLPDEDLDALVSVSCPDDLDNMMEEYEKLVERSTDGSAKLRVFLFSASELDTSGVVQFGDIHDSGQRYVEAVNGVTEGGVGGGITRKESIASQTSTQNSDFSGSEAVDGLYGQGDANGPPCTSNLSPRGNSGTSHEMATKMVCADPNPAIYADASAISLGIPVMKSSPYALSCQPEVDPERAAPLTIARQQIGVDLHQRGGDISPPGPYMQAYMDPCQEAINRADYLHLPSQMGFPSQLVGHAAPVLNQQQRGDNAAGFTSQQFLRAMHMTMAPSSSHVGIRPSMVQPLMQPQQIRLEQCPDESTYGTRVVQFPVDQSYNVYPSQFPSAVVGGAYAWPQVTPTEHVLISDGAVPHQHIIISQKIPKLDDCHMCQKALPHVHSDPLARDQRDSGGSSVSDSNSVYHSLPLEDVTRTQPVNRVMVTGALGEGIAEQGTGPQTRVFSHVDHKIGVPQLETIGFSQNVETQSENDRKFQKIEHSDHPTVPVTHGATGLAGDIQPSFGVFMGAVSQTSQEDAVQQQSLSPQYQDNQQALLGKHVASDVPHVGLVHVKSSECLVHEHPKETAGKLPAVVSKDNTVNPCTSSEHLRPIGGIMEGLRLCPTEFNVNNEQNKLPVDRFRKEDIMDSRPQHLGGKEVPLDNTFSQPSMVLDTSQMRTTEVLPCSKTEVLYMNNPRLLESYEAANPPIYQLSNTGVQHLAGEVRYGNPSFSAAESAHLADRSLPATDWKDEVSHLRPKIVLSEAEAVPANVSTSSLSPSGRVGDVQDSSNSLFSNQDPWNFRPDTHFPPPRPNKLITKKEGFLPRDPFNENRLDNVGELVTDAQLEKAIYQPLSDANKDFNLEHTSSQQGSVEELIKQELQAVAEGVAASVFQSATHSNPESSGQGIDESGHGTNHEREAQDGDVERQHKAKLEGFKSNITEMVNVGFPVSDGIGRLQIIKNSHLEELRELGSGTFGTVYHGKWRGSDVAIKRINDRCFTGKPSEQERMIDDFWNEAIKLADLHHPNVVAFYGVVLDGPGGSVATVTEYMVNGSLRNALQKNERNLDKRKRLLIAMDVAFGMEYLHGKNIVHFDLKSDNLLVNLRDPHRPICKVGDLGLSKVKCQTLISGGVRGTLPWMAPELLDGSSSLVSEKVDVFSFGIVLWELLTGDEPYADLHYGAIIGGIVSNTLRPPVPESCDLEWRSMMERCWSAEPSERPSFTEIANELRSMAAKIPPKGQNPAQPYSQPQVHK from the exons ATGGCATTTGATCAAAACTCAGGACCAGCAGATCTAAGACCGTTAAATGTAGCTAGAAGTACAGCCGAAGAGCCCCCCATTGCAGTGGCAACGACAGCCAATCAAGGGTCGTTCACCAATGTTAATCGGGAGTCTGGTAGCCCTGGGTCGGTACCAGTTTTTTATCCGGCAACGGTTCCTGATGCCAGGTTCGTGGGTTTAGGGTATGGCAATACAGTGACAGCTGCGCCAGGGGTTGCCGCCAACACTTGGGGATCCCATGTGCCTGTTTTGACACCCGTTGGGCATGCAGGTGTAAACCAGGTTGTGGGATACAGTTGTAATCCCAATTTGGGGAACATGGTTGTTGCCAATGCTGTTGATCAGACGAATAGCGACATGGGGCCTGGGTTTGTTTATGCTCACAATTTGGGGAATAGGGTTAGTGGTGGCAATGGGAGTGATTATTTGACTAGTAACAATGAATTGGCTTTGGGGCATGGTTTAAATCCCAATTTGGGGAGTAGGGGTAGTAGCAGTGCTGCTGATCAGGCTAGTGATGAAGGTGGAGATGATTCAGCATCAGGGAAGAAAGTAAAGTTCCTGTGTAGCTTTGGGGGCAAAATTTTGCCTAGACCAAGTGATGGTATGTTGAGATATGTGGGAGGGCAAACAAGGATTATTAGTGTGAGGAGAGATGTGAACTTTAACGAACTGATGCAAAAGATGACAGATACTTATGGCCAACCTGTGGTTCTCAAGTACCAGCTTCCAGATGAGGATCTTGATGCATTGGTTTCAGTTTCATGTCCTGATGATCTTGATAACATGATGGAGGAGTATGAAAAGTTGGTTGAGAGGTCTACAGATGGATCAGCTAAACTACgggtttttttgttttctgctTCTGAACTTGATACTTCTGGGGTTGTGCAATTTGGGGACATACATGATAGTGGGCAGAGATATGTGGAAGCAGTGAATGGGGTTACAGAGGGCGGGGTCGGTGGTGGTATCACGAGGAAGGAAAGTATAGCAAGCCAGACTTCAACTCAGAATTCTGATTTTAGTGGATCTGAGGCTGTTGATGGTTTATATGGTCAAGGGGATGCTAATGGGCCTCCATGTACCAGCAATTTATCACCAAGGGGAAATTCTGGTACTTCTCATGAAATGGCTACAAAAATGGTGTGTGCGGATCCCAACCCTGCTATTTATGCAGATGCTTCTGCTATTTCATTGGGCATACCAGTTATGAAGTCCAGCCCTTACGCTTTATCTTGTCAGCCTGAGGTAGACCCAGAGAGGGCAGCACCCCTTACCATAGCACGGCAGCAAATAGGGGTTGATCTGCATCAACGTGGAGGGGATATTTCACCACCTGGACCTTATATGCAGGCTTATATGGATCCTTGCCAAGAAGCAATAAACCGTGCTGATTATCTGCATCTTCCTTCACAGATGGGGTTTCCAAGTCAACTGGTGGGCCATGCTGCACCTGTACTTAATCAACAGCAGCGTGGCGATAATGCTGCTGGTTTCACCTCTCAGCAGTTTCTTCGTGCCATGCATATGACAATGGCTCCTTCATCTTCTCATGTTGGTATAAGACCAAGTATGGTTCAGCCTTTGATGCAACCACAACAAATCCGTTTGGAGCAGTGTCCTGATGAGAGCACATATGGGACAAGAGTTGTTCAGTTTCCTGTTGACCAGAGCTACAATGTATATCCTTCCCAGTTTCCGTCTGCAGTAGTTGGAGGAGCTTATGCTTGGCCTCAAGTTACTCCAACGGAGCACGTTCTCATCTCAGACGGTGCAGTGCCTCATcaacacataattatttcTCAGAAGATCCCAAAGTTGGATGATTGTCATATGTGTCAAAAAGCATTACCTCATGTACATTCAGATCCTTTGGCACGGGACCAAAGAGACAGTGGTGGAAGCTCTGTATCTGATTCAAATTCAGTTTATCATAGTCTTCCTCTTGAAGATGTAACGAGAACTCAACCGGTAAACAGGGTGATGGTGACTGGAGCATTGGGGGAAGGTATTGCTGAACAGGGAACTGGGCCTCAAACGAGAGTCTTTAGTCATGTAGATCATAAGATTGGAGTGCCTCAATTGGAGACAATCGGATTCTCTCAGAATGTGGAGACACAGAGTGAAAATGATCGAAAATTCCAGAAAATTGAACATTCTGATCATCCCACGGTTCCAGTAACCCACGGTGCGACGGGTTTGGCTGGCGATATACAACCATCTTTTGGTGTGTTCATGGGTGCTGTTTCGCAGACTTCCCAAGAAGATGCTGTCCAGCAACAGTCGTTGTCACCACAATATCAGGACAACCAGCAGGCCTTACTTGGCAAACATGTAGCTAGTGATGTTCCTCACGTGGGCCTTGTTCATGTAAAATCTTCAGAGTGCCTGGTTCATGAACATCCCAAAGAAACTGCTGGTAAGCTTCCTGCTGTTGTCTCCAAAGACAATACTGTAAACCCCTGCACATCATCTGAACATCTGAGACCAATTGGTGGGATAATGGAAGGTCTCCGGTTATGCCCCACTGAATTTAATGTAAACAATGAACAGAATAAGTTACCTGTTGATCGTTTTAGAAAGGAAGACATTATGGATAGCAGACCCCAGCATTTAGGTGGAAAGGAGGTGCCTCTAGATAATACATTTAGCCAACCCTCAATGGTTCTTGACACAAGTCAGATGAGAACAACTGAAGTGCTGCCTTGTTCTAAAACAGAAGTTTTATACATGAATAATCCTCGGCTCTTGGAATCTTATGAAGCGGCAAACCCTCCCATTTATCAACTGTCAAATACTGGAGTCCAGCACTTGGCTGGTGAAGTTCGTTATGGCAACCCTTCATTCTCAGCTGCTGAGTCAGCCCATTTAGCTGATAGATCCCTGCCTGCTACTGATTGGAAGGATGAAGTCTCTCACCTGCGGCCAAAGATTGTCCTTAGTGAGGCTGAAGCTGTCCCTGCAAATGTTAGCACCTCATCTTTATCACCATCTGGCAGGGTTGGGGATGTTCAGGATTCCTCAAACTCACTGTTCAGCAACCAGGATCCTTGGAACTTTCGGCCAGATACTCATTTTCCTCCGCCTAGACCAAACAAACTTATAACAAAAAAGGAAGGCTTTCTTCCTAGGGATCCTTTCAATGAGAACCGTTTAGACAATGTTGGGGAGTTGGTCACAGATGCACAATTGGAGAAAGCCATCTACCAGCCATTGAGTGATGCAAACAAGGACTTCAATTTAGAACATACAAGCTCCCAACAAG GCTCGGTGGAGGAACTCATCAAGCAAGAACTGCAGGCTGTTGCTGAGGGTGTAGCTGCTTCTGTTTTTCAGTCAGCTACACATTCTAATCCAGAGTCATCAGGGCAAGGGATAGATGAATCTGGACATGGAACCAATCATGAGAGAGAAGCTCAGGATGGTGATGTAGAAAGGCAGCACAAAGCCAAACTTGAG GGTTTCAAGAGCAACATAACAGAGATGGTTAATGTTGGCTTTCCTGTTTCAGATGGCATTGGTCGCTTGCAG ATTATAAAGAATAGTCACCTAGAAGAGCTGCGGGAATTGGGTTCAGGAACCTTCGGTACTGTTTACCATGGGAAGTGGAGGGGTTCTGACGTTGCAATAAAACGGATCAATGATAGATGTTTCACTGGAAAACCTTCAGAACAAGAACGCATG ATAGATGACTTCTGGAATGAAGCCATTAAGCTCGCAGATTTGCACCATCCAAATGTGGTGGCTTTCTACGGTGTTGTGCTTGATGGTCCTGGAGGTTCTGTGGCAACAGTAACAGAGTATATGGTTAATGGTTCTCTAAGAAATGCTTTGCAAAAGAATGAGAG GAATCTCGATAAGCGTAAGCGTCTCTTGATTGCCATGGATGTGGCCTTTGGAATGGAGTACTTGCATGGAAAGAACATAGTGCACTTTGATTTAAAAAGTGACAATTTACTTGTTAATCTTCGAGATCCTCACCGCCCAATATGCAAG GTTGGTGATTTGGGCCTGTCTAAGGTGAAATGTCAGACGCTGATCTCAGGCGGTGTACGAGGAACACTTCCATGGATGGCACCAGAGCTCCTGGATGGCAGCAGCAGCCTAGTCTCAGAAAAG GTCGATGTTTTCTCCTTTGGCATTGTGTTGTGGGAACTTCTTACTGGAGATGAACCATATGCAGATTTGCACTATGGAGCTATTATTG GTGGTATTGTGAGCAATACATTGCGGCCACCAGTGCCGGAATCTTGTGACCTGGAGTGGAGATCAATGATGGAGAGATGCTGGTCAGCAGAACCATCAGAGAGACCAAGCTTCACTGAGATTGCAAACGAGTTGCGGTCAATGGCAGCCAAAATTCCTCCCAAAGGACAAAACCCAGCACAGCCATATTCCCAACCCCAAGTTCATAAATAA